The following are encoded in a window of Brevibacillus sp. DP1.3A genomic DNA:
- a CDS encoding LysR family transcriptional regulator, with amino-acid sequence MEWQQFEYFQTLARIQHVTHAAKALSISQSALSRSIARFEDEVGVPLFDRQGRSIRLNKYGHLFLKRVENMMKEFHEGKQEIMDLLDPDKGEVSLGFLHTLSTSRIPDLLASFRSHYPNIHFRLGQGPSHTLMNQLQGGEFDLCLLAPMDMKSPFVWKPLWNEELFVIVPKDHKYANRPSITLEEIADEAFIHLKEGYSLRITVEQLFQEAGITPPITFEGEEADTVAGLVAAGLGISLLPNLKGTDQSKITQIPVKSPKCQRTIGIAWVEGRYLSPATEKFKQFVMNHACDFE; translated from the coding sequence AACACGTGACACATGCTGCCAAAGCTCTCTCGATTTCCCAGTCTGCCCTTAGTCGTTCGATTGCCCGATTTGAGGATGAAGTAGGCGTGCCCTTATTTGACCGTCAGGGACGTTCGATACGGCTCAATAAATATGGTCATCTCTTTTTAAAGCGAGTCGAAAATATGATGAAGGAATTCCATGAAGGAAAACAAGAAATCATGGATTTACTTGATCCAGATAAGGGTGAAGTGTCTCTTGGGTTTCTGCACACGCTAAGTACCAGTCGTATCCCTGATTTACTTGCTTCTTTTCGCTCCCACTACCCAAACATTCATTTTCGCCTCGGACAAGGTCCCTCCCATACGCTTATGAATCAGTTGCAAGGAGGAGAATTTGATCTTTGTCTACTTGCTCCTATGGATATGAAATCTCCCTTTGTATGGAAGCCGCTTTGGAATGAAGAACTTTTTGTAATTGTCCCCAAAGACCACAAATATGCAAATCGTCCCTCGATTACTTTGGAAGAGATTGCAGATGAAGCATTTATTCATTTAAAAGAAGGGTACTCCCTTCGTATCACCGTCGAGCAATTGTTTCAAGAAGCTGGCATTACACCTCCGATTACATTTGAAGGCGAAGAAGCAGACACCGTTGCAGGACTGGTCGCTGCTGGGCTAGGAATCTCCCTTTTGCCCAATTTAAAGGGCACGGACCAGAGTAAGATCACACAAATCCCTGTCAAAAGCCCGAAGTGCCAACGGACAATTGGAATTGCTTGGGTAGAAGGGAGATATTTATCACCTGCCACTGAAAAATTCAAACAATTTGTTATGAACCATGCCTGCGATTTTGAATAG